Proteins from one Pseudomonas grandcourensis genomic window:
- the murC gene encoding UDP-N-acetylmuramate--L-alanine ligase, whose product MVESQKAMPQPEMRRIRRIHFVGIGGVGMCGIAEVLLNLGYEVSGSDLKASPVTERLESFGAQIFIGHRAENAAAADVLVVSSAVNTSNPEVATALERRIPVVPRAEMLAELMRYRHGIAVAGTHGKTTTTSLIASVFAAGGLDPTFVIGGRLNAAGTNAQLGTSRYLIAEADESDASFLHLQPLVAVVTNIDADHMATYDGDFNKLKKTFVEFLHNLPFYGLAVVCLDDPVVREILPQVKRPTVTYGFGEDCDVRAINVRQQGMQTFFTVLRPDREPLDVSVNMPGNHNVLNALATICIATDEGVSDEAIVQGLSGFQGVGRRFQVYGELPVDGGNVMLVDDYGHHPTEVAAVIKAVRGGWPERRLVMVYQPHRYSRTRDLYDDFVNVLADANVLLLMEVYPAGEEPIPGADSRKLCNSIRQRGQLDPIYIERGVDLAPVVKPLLRAGDILLCQGAGDIGGLAPKLLKSELFAGAVAAPEKGKLK is encoded by the coding sequence ATGGTTGAGAGTCAGAAAGCCATGCCGCAACCGGAAATGCGCCGCATCCGCCGCATCCACTTCGTCGGTATCGGCGGTGTGGGCATGTGCGGGATTGCTGAAGTGTTGTTGAACCTGGGCTATGAAGTGTCCGGCTCTGACCTGAAGGCTTCGCCGGTGACCGAGCGTCTGGAGTCCTTCGGGGCGCAGATCTTCATCGGCCATCGCGCCGAGAACGCCGCAGCCGCTGACGTGCTGGTGGTGTCGAGCGCCGTGAACACGTCCAACCCGGAAGTCGCTACCGCGCTGGAACGCCGTATCCCGGTGGTGCCGCGTGCTGAGATGCTGGCTGAGCTGATGCGTTATCGCCACGGCATCGCCGTTGCCGGTACCCACGGCAAAACCACCACCACCAGCCTGATCGCTTCGGTATTCGCGGCCGGTGGCCTGGACCCGACATTCGTCATCGGTGGACGCCTGAACGCTGCGGGCACCAATGCCCAGCTCGGCACCAGCCGCTACCTGATCGCCGAAGCCGACGAAAGCGACGCCAGCTTCCTGCACTTGCAGCCGCTGGTGGCCGTGGTCACCAACATCGACGCCGATCACATGGCGACCTACGACGGTGACTTCAACAAACTGAAGAAAACCTTCGTCGAGTTCCTCCACAACCTGCCGTTCTACGGTCTGGCGGTGGTGTGCCTGGACGATCCGGTGGTGCGTGAAATCCTCCCGCAGGTCAAACGCCCGACGGTCACCTATGGTTTCGGCGAAGACTGCGACGTGCGTGCCATCAACGTGCGCCAGCAAGGCATGCAGACCTTCTTCACCGTGCTGCGCCCTGACCGCGAGCCGCTGGATGTTTCGGTCAACATGCCGGGCAATCACAACGTATTGAACGCACTGGCGACCATCTGCATCGCCACCGACGAAGGCGTCAGCGATGAAGCCATCGTCCAGGGCCTGTCCGGGTTCCAGGGTGTCGGCCGACGCTTCCAGGTCTACGGCGAACTGCCGGTGGACGGCGGCAATGTGATGCTGGTCGATGACTATGGTCACCACCCGACGGAAGTCGCGGCCGTGATCAAGGCCGTACGCGGTGGCTGGCCGGAGCGCCGCCTGGTGATGGTCTACCAGCCGCACCGTTACAGCCGCACCCGTGACCTGTACGACGATTTCGTCAATGTGCTGGCCGATGCCAACGTCCTGCTGCTGATGGAAGTCTATCCGGCCGGCGAAGAGCCGATTCCGGGGGCCGACAGCCGCAAGTTGTGCAACAGCATCCGTCAGCGTGGTCAGCTTGACCCGATCTACATCGAGCGTGGTGTCGACCTCGCGCCAGTGGTCAAGCCGCTGCTGCGCGCCGGCGACATCCTGCTGTGCCAGGGCGCCGGCGATATCGGCGGTCTCGCACCAAAACTGTTGAAAAGTGAGTTGTTCGCCGGTGCCGTTGCCGCGCCGGAGAAGGGGAAGTTGAAATGA